TCGAGCGGGGACGTGTTGGCCGCCGGCGGGGCGTGCACGAACACCGCCTCGGGGCCGAACGTCGGGTCCAGCGCGTTCGGCCCGAACCCGCCCGCGTGCGCGGGACCGGAGACGAACTCCCAGAACGGGTCGAAGTCGCCGACCGCCGCCCGCTCCGGCGAGTAGTGGTGCGCGGCGGTGTAGTGCACGTCCGCCGTCAGCCACACCGTGTTGCGCACGCGCCGCTTCTTCAGCTCCCGCAGCACCCACGCCAGCTCGTGCTCCCGACCGCCGGGCACCCCCGGCAGGCCGTTGGCGACCCCCTCGATGTCGGTGCCGTCCGGGACGGTCAGGCCGATCGGCAGGTCCGCGGCGATGATCTTCCAGGTGGCGTGCGACCGGTCGAGCTCGCGGACCAGCCACTGCGCCTGCCGCTCGCCCAGCACGTGACCGGGGTCGGTCCGGGACGAGGTGTTGGCGTCCTTGTAGGAGCGCATGTCGAGGATGAAGACGTCGACGTGCCGGCCGTAGGAGAACTTCCGGTAGACGCGGCCGTCCACCGCCTGCCGGGGGTCGATCGGCTGCCACTCGTGGAACGCCTGGAACGCCCGCGCGGCCAGCACGTCCACCCGCTTCTCGGTGTACTGCGGGAGGGTCAGGATCTCGCCCGGGTACCAGTTGTTGGTCACCTCGTGGTCGTCCCACTGCACGAACATCGGGACCTGGGAGGCGAACGCCCGGTACTGCGGGTCGAGCAGGTTGTAGGCGAACTGGCCGCGGAACTCGTCGAGGGTTTCGGCGACCTTGAGCTTCTCGGGGGTGACGAGGTTGCGCCAGATCCGGCCGTCCGGGAGGGTCACCGTCTCCTTGAGCGGGCCGTCCGCGTACACGGTGTCGCCGCTGTGGATGAAGAAGTCGGGGCGGCGGGCGGCCATCGCGCCGAAGAGCGGCATGCCGCCGAGGTCGGGGTTGCTGCCCCAGCCCTGGCCCGCGACGTCGCCGGACCAGACGAACCGGACGCCCTCGGTGCCCAGCGGCGCCGTGCGGAAGGTGCCGGTGACGGCTTCGCTGCGCGCCCGCCCGTCCAGGTCCTCGGCGATCACCCGGTAGTGCACCTCACGGCCCGGCGGCAACCCGCGCAACCGGACCTTGCCGGTGCCCCCGCTCTCGGGCGTCAACACCGGACCCCGGACCGTGCGGACGTGCCGGAAGTCGGCGTCCCGGCTGACCTCCACCAGCATGCGCGAGGGCCGGTCGGCCCGCGTCCACACGAGGCCGCCGTCGAACGTCACGTCCCCGGCCTGCACCCCGTGCGTCAACACCGGCCGCCCGCTCTGTGCCAACGCAACCCCGGGCACGAACGCCACGCCGGGCACGAACGCCGCCGCCACCCCGACCGTGCCGGCGCGCAACAGCGTCCGCCGGTTCATCCCACCTTCGCTCATGGCCGGTTTGTAGCCGCCGGATGCGAATGCGGGGTGAACACGGCCCGTCCGACCTCGGAACACGCCGCCGTCAGGGCGTTTTGGGGCGCAGCTTCCGCGCTCGGGACTCCAGCTCCGCGATGATCGTGCGGGACAACGTGTACCCGCCACCGGCGTCGAACAGGAACCGTTCCGCGTCCTTGCGCCGGTCCCCCACCAGATCGTGCGCGAGGAACTCCGGGTCGAACGCCAGCCCCTCGGCCAACTCCCCCAACCGCTCGCGCATCCGCTCCTCGACCGCCGCGCGCGCCCGCTCCACCTGCTCCCAGGCCAACGCCACGGCCTGCGCCGCACCCGCCCGGTCCTGGTCCGAGGCCAGGAACGGCCCCACCAGCTCGTGATCGGCCAGCTTCCGCTCGACCCCGGAGACGCTGTAGCCGGGTTGCAACGCCCACAACGCCCGGTCCTGGGCGAGCTGCGACGCCAACGCGGCAACGCGTTCCTCCGGCCACAGCGCGCGCCGGGCCAGTTCCTCCGCCGCCCGCCGCAAAGCCGCTCGCCAAGGCGCGATCGCCACCCACGTGTGCACCACGCCCTGGTGCGCGAACCCGACCCGGACGGACATCGCGCGCCCGACGTACGCCTCCGGCTCGGCCACCAGGTCGTCGGCCGTGCCCCCGTCCAGGACGGTCCACGGCACGCCGCTCAGGTGCTCCGGGGTCACCACCTCGACCTCCCGATACAGCAAGGTCGCACCCACCCGGACCGCCACCGCGAAGAACTCGTCCACGCCCATGCGGTCGGCGGGGACGACGACCTGGGACCGGACGTCCGCCGGCAGGGCGGGCAGGCACGGCACCCGCCGGGCGGTGACCAGGGCGTTGACGCGTTCGGCCCACGCGGTGGTGGTGTCGTCGAACGGGAGTGCCATCAGGACTGCTGGCTGGGCAGCCGGCCCTCGGCCATGCGCTTGGCCACGTCCCGCCGCAGCCACAGCAGGTACACCCA
This DNA window, taken from Saccharothrix variisporea, encodes the following:
- a CDS encoding alkaline phosphatase D family protein, whose protein sequence is MSEGGMNRRTLLRAGTVGVAAAFVPGVAFVPGVALAQSGRPVLTHGVQAGDVTFDGGLVWTRADRPSRMLVEVSRDADFRHVRTVRGPVLTPESGGTGKVRLRGLPPGREVHYRVIAEDLDGRARSEAVTGTFRTAPLGTEGVRFVWSGDVAGQGWGSNPDLGGMPLFGAMAARRPDFFIHSGDTVYADGPLKETVTLPDGRIWRNLVTPEKLKVAETLDEFRGQFAYNLLDPQYRAFASQVPMFVQWDDHEVTNNWYPGEILTLPQYTEKRVDVLAARAFQAFHEWQPIDPRQAVDGRVYRKFSYGRHVDVFILDMRSYKDANTSSRTDPGHVLGERQAQWLVRELDRSHATWKIIAADLPIGLTVPDGTDIEGVANGLPGVPGGREHELAWVLRELKKRRVRNTVWLTADVHYTAAHHYSPERAAVGDFDPFWEFVSGPAHAGGFGPNALDPTFGPEAVFVHAPPAANTSPLDGFQHFGEVEVARDGELTVHLRDLKGVSLWSKTLQPERK